From the Ignavibacteriales bacterium genome, the window AATTTTAAAAAATTAGAGGAAATAAAACCAACTTCATTCATTATCGCAGGACTTTTTTTGTTAACATTTTTGATAAGTGGGTCTTCTTATATATTTTTTTTCTATAAAGATTTATTTAATACTCTAGATTGGTTTAGACTAATTCTATTATCAGCTTCAATCCCAGCACCAATGTTTATTTTCACTGTAACAATACTTTACAAAGAATACTCGAGTGAAGTATCCGACATTGAGAAAGATATCGATGATATAGAAGCTAAAATATTTAATATGGAATTGGATGACATTAAAAATAACACAGTTAATGAAGAAATAGAGTCCTTCAAAAAAGTGAAAGAGAAAATAGAATTAACTAGAGATAAATATAAATCATCAACATATTCAAATTATTTCTGGATTGCATCATTGTCGACTCTTATAACAATTTATGGGAGTCTAGTTTTGGGTTTCATATTGAAATTGCTTTCTATACAATGGAGTGGTAAAATTATATTGGTTGTTATTTATATTATTATCACATTTTTCATTTCATCTTTTATTAAATCTGAATCTAAAGATTTTAACAAAAATAAAGTTTCTCCTCCCACTTCTTAGTTTAAATTTAATGAAATACATTCTTTCAATATTATTTTTTTTGATAGTGGTTTCTTCATATTCGCAGGAGACCTTTACCGATGACGTGAACGGGCTAAGCTATACCTACCCGGAAAGCTGGCATAAGGATCAGAACTCGACAGGAACCTACTATGTAACAAACGACACGGCGTATTTCCTTGCACAGGCAGACAGGTTCTTCAAGGACTTCGAGTATGATGCTCAAAACATAAATGATTCCGCTTACAGGGAAGATCTGCTGAATAAGATGATACTTTCCACGGGCAGGGATGTTACGATACTGGAATACGGAAATATGAACGTAAGCGGACTGCCGGCTTATTTTATCGTATGGAATATAGCCGGGAAGGACAATAATCCGCAGACAGGTTCAAAAATGATCCAGATACAAACCGCAGTGAAAGAAATGTTTTACACATTCAATGCAGGCGCTCCTATCAAATTCTACACCGATTATAAATCCATCTTCGATTCGATCATTGCCTCAATAAGTATAAAGAAGAGGTAGTAAGTCAATATTTGTGGCAGTGGGTTCTGTAGCTCTTCGTTTCTAGTTTATGTTTCCGAATTTGGTTTAAGCATCGTTGTTAGTTTCTCTTCTAGATTCCCGCTTTCGCGGGAATGACAAATAATAAACAGGCTAGCCTGATTTTAGCAATGCACTATAGATTTTCCAGAGTGTCGTGCAAGCATGTCATGAAGCGCGACCACAGTGTAGTCTTTCATGCAACACGCCATTACACGCCATCATACGGGAATTCAGGCGCAACGGTCCTACGCCACCTGTGTACATACGACGTGGAGGTGCAGGTGTGATCCCATTGGTACTGCCGAGTGACATAACGGTTAAGTTTCCGTGCCTTCCCTGACCATACGGACGAAAAAAGACAGGTCTGCTCCCGTTTATACCCGTTATCCCTTCATACAATGCTTCCATCAGTAAGGGGTCGTGATCCATAATCTTTTATAACCATGGGCTTAGGGGTATCTCTCCACAAATTAGCAATGGCTGGCTATGGCGTCACAGCAGGGGACAACGTATTACCGCGGGCGTGTGAATCTTCCGCTTCTGCGCGGTCTCCGGGTTCTATTTAAAGAACTGGTTAACTCGAGTAACTGTATGCAAGATAAGATGAAGTCAAGTTAGTTTAAATGAAGAAAGGGTTATATACGTATCTATACTTTTTTTATATCACCTTATGATAAGACACGTCTAAGAAAACCACACTTCGTGTGTGTTCTTTGGCTTGATACAAAAGAACCAAAAAATCAAGGCTCAGAGTGTAAATCGTCTAACAATTGTTATGTTTTTTGCTCGAAGAAAAAAACTCGCTCGAACCCCGATAAATCGGGGTAAGACCTCACTCAAACAGTTTTTCTTCGCCCTCCGATGAATCGGAGGAACGCAAAAAGCCTCACAATTTTGCCTCCCGACCATGCTGGGAGGACGACGATTTACACATCGCCATATTAGGAAGAATGGGATTATGCCGATTAGATCCAGCTCTCAAATCCCTAAGCTGTCCAATCTCTTTGGGCAGTTTGGTAAGCTTATTATTCCTCAAATCAAGCACCCGCAGATGGATTATTACCCAATTATAGTCTCGTCCGACAAACGAAGCCAGAGTTTGTAAAAGATCGGTAAAATAATTTTCTCTGAAATGTTGCTTTTTATTTTTAGAAAGAATACATTTATAATCATAATTTTTAATTTAAGTAATTTCTAGAAAAAGCATATTTACAGTATATTACTGTAAATAAAACTAACAATAAAAATAATGAAAACTCAATTATTATTTGTTTCGTTTATTATTTTTTTATGCTTATGTGGGTGGGGCGATAATTTGCAATCCAATATCCAAGATAGCACTTCGCAAACAAGTACCTTAATAGGGAAAGTGAGCGATCGCTACATGATATTAAGCTCAGCTTCCATAGAAGAACTTTTAGACTCAACTAATTTCTATACAACTAAAAAAGGATATAGGTTATCTGGAGATATAGTTATTGACAATAGTGGCTCAGAGAAAAATCGATATTTCCAAAGAATTGAAAAGAAATCTTATTTCTCAAGAGAACAACGCGTCAGATATTTTAATGCACCGACTTTAAATGAAATATTATTTAAGCAAACACATGATGCTTTTGATGGTAATCAATATAACGGATTGGCTGACCTCATAGATGAAAAAAACCAACCTGACTATACTGATATTATTGTTAACTTTAATGATTCCACAAAAAACTGCGAAGTATTTTTAATAAGTAAATAATTTTTTGTTGTTAGAGTTTCTAAATCTGGGAGTACAATTCAGACATGAGCTTGTCATGTTGATAGAATTGAATATCGTTATTAATTGAGCTAATTTAATCAAGTTTTCTTGCCCCTGTGGTGTAACGGATAGCACAATAGACTTCGGATCTATTAGTCAGGGTTCGAATCCTTGCGGGGGTACAATTATTAATCTAAGAATTAAGAATTATGTCGGTTTTTGCAATAGTAGCGGCTTTCGGGTTTTCAGTTCTAATACTGGCTCTATTCGGGCTTCTTCCATTGATCGTATTCGAAAAGGATGACCAGGGGAAATACGGGAACGCAAAATCGGAGTAAGCCTTACATAAGGCTCATCACATCCACGTCGATAATTATCTGCACTTTTTGAGGAATATTCTCCTCAGCGTAACCTTTCGCCATCCGCAGTATTTTATTCAAGTACTTTCCGCCGGGATCTTTCTGCCGGGAAGATTTTATAAGAAGATGAAAACGGTATTTGTCTTTCAGCTTCGCAAACAGCGGAGGGTGAGGAGGAAGCACGTCGAGAATCTTTTCCGTATCTACGGTTTTTATAAAATTGAACATCTCCTTTATCTTACTTTCAACTTCGCGCCTGTCCTCGGATTTGGCTTCAATAAGCGCCAACCTGCTGTAAGGAGGATAATTCACAGCTTTGCGGGCTTTTATTTCGTTGTAGTAGAAGGCATTGTAGTCATGGTTCCTCACATTATCGAACACAAAATAATCCGGGTGATTGGTTTGAATGATGACCTCGCCGGCTTTTTCGCTTCGACCGCTGCGCCCCGAAACCTGTGTTAATATCTGGAACGTCTTTTCCGTAGCGCGGAAATCAGGGTGGAGGAGTCCTATATCGGCATTCACCACTCCGACAAGCGTTACATTGGGAAAGTCCAGTCCTTTGGAAATTATCTGGGTACCAACGAGTATATCGATCTTCTTTTCGTAAAAGTCGTTTAATATCTGCTGGTATTTTACACGTGAGGTGAGTGTATCCGAATCCATGCGTTCGACAGACGCGGACGGAAAAAGCTTCGCAATCTCTTCCTCCACACGCTCCGTACCTGCTCCCATTGGAATAAGGCGGTCGGAATTGCACTCGGAGCAATTGGTGGTCATGCTTCTCGAGAACCCGCAATAGTGGCACAGCATTCTTTCAAATGCTTTATGATAAGTGAGAGCTATATCACAGCGGGGACACATCTCCACGTGACCACAGCTACTGCATTCTATGTAAGCATGGTAACCGCGACGGTTTTGCAAAAGTATAGTGCTTTCTTTTTTGTCTAGCCTGTCGTCCAGGGCTATAATGATGTCCTTCGAAAGGAATTTCACGCGTACCTTATCGATAAAATCCAGGAAATCCTGTTTTACTTTTTCCGACCTCGTCACGAGATACTCTTCGGTCCTTTCTTTATCGCGGTGAGAGGTGTCTATTATCTCAATGTCAGGCATTTTGATATTTGTGGCGCGGTGCGGAAGCGTGAGCAATTCATATTTACCGTTAAGAGCGTTCGTATAGCTTTCGATGGAAGGAGTAGCGGAGCCCATCACGACAACCGCATCATTTATTTGCGCGCGGACAATAGCAGAATCACGCCCATTGTAGCGCGGAGAGTTTTCCTGCTTATAAGAGCTGTCATGCTCCTCATCGACGATAATAATGCCGATATTTTCGAGGGGGGCAAATATTGCTGACCGCGCTCCAATAACTATCCTGTACCCTCCGTTGCGGATCTTATCGAACGTATCTAGTCTCTCACCGTCAGAAAGCCTGCTGTGAATGACACCAATAAGGTCGCCAAACTTCATACGGAAACGGTGAATAAGCTGAGGCGTAAGGGATATTTCCGGTACGAGCACTACCGCATTTTTCCCCTGCTCGAGAGCGTATTCTATTGCACGAAGGTATACCTCCGTCTTACCGCTTCCCGTAACCCCATACAGAAGGAAGGGTTTGAATTCGTTTTTATCGAGAGTTTCATTTATCCTCGATAGAGCGGTCTTTTGTTCATTATTTAAAGTTACCTGTTTTTTCTTTTCGGTAAATATATCGGCGGACTGCCGGATCTTTCTTTCTTCGCGAATCTTAATAATACCTTTCTTTTCGAGTGAGCGGAGCGACGCGAGTGTAATCCCAATGTGCTCATATACGAGGGAAAGCTCGGCTTCTTTATTTCCGTCGATGAATTCAAGGAACAGAATCTGTTTCTTTCCGGTAATTTTATTTTCCTGTATCACGCGATGAAGTTCATCCGGATCGAAAAGCGGAGTGGCAATCTTTACAAGCTTCTCTTTTGTTGGTTTAGTATAAAAGGATTCTTTTTTAAGTACCTCCGCATCAGAGAGTTTTTTTAGGAGCGAAGTCACCTGCTTTGAATTGAGGCGTTTAGCGATCTGCTTCTGAGTGAGCAATTCGTCCCTGCTCTGCTCGAATATTTTGATCACATCAATGAGGAGGTTATCCTTCAATTTGCTTTTGTCCAGCTTATCGCGGTAATCGTCGGTCAGTGAAAAGTATAATTCCGATCTTATATTGATATTACGAGGGACAGCAGAAAACAGGACTTCACCAACTGGGGCAATGTAATATTCTGCTACCCATTTGCAGAACCGAATGAGTTCATCGGAAATAATACGTTCATCGTCGAGAATGGCTTTAACATTCTTTACATAATCGAGGTCGGTCTTGTTTGAAGTGGAAAGTATAAGCCCGGTGAGGGTTTTCTTGCCAAAGCTGACAAGGACCCTCTTCCCTATTTCGATCTCATCTACAAAATAATCGGGCACTTTGTAAGTGAAGAGCTTATCGATCGGAACATTAAGGGCAATATTTACATAGAGGTCATTCAAAAGAAAAAATAAGAGTCCGTTTGAAATTAATCAAACGGACTCTGTAAAACCGTTTATAAATCTATCCTATTTCACCTTGTTATACTCAACAGTTAGCTTCTCATTAACGTCGCCGGTAGGCATCTTAATCGAAAAATTAACATCATGAGACATTTTGTCACCATTAATAGTAATTACCCTGTCCTCACTCATATAGTCATTTGCTCCGTGGAGAGAAATAACATTTCCTTCAGCTTTGCCAGTGTATGTCAACATCCAGTCACCACCCCATATGTCATAGGAGTGACCTTTAATATTGCCATTTGCATCAGCCGTTATAATCACAGTTCCAGTATAAGTATTGCCATCGGAACTTTTGCCTACGATCTCAACAAATAAATACTGTCCATGCTTCAAATAGATACTAGATTCTTCGCTTGTGATCTTAGTTCCCATCATTTCATATGGAACGGCTGACCAATTACCAACTGCCATATCAAAAGCGGAGTTTTGAATTGGTGGCGGCGGCTGATCCTGAGCCCGGGATAAAGATGAAATACCCAAAACAAATACCATTAGTGCAAAAAGTTTAATTTTGTTCATTTCCCCAATGTTTTTAATTAGTAAAGATTATTTAGAATTTCTGTTTGGATTTAACTTTGGTACTTCATCTGATGGCGCGGAGCCATCTTTTTCATCATCGGACATACCTTCAATCTGTTTAAGGTATTTTTGCGCAGACTCAAAATCGGGGTCGCCCTGTTTTACCTGCGAGAAATATTCCTTTGCCTTATTATATGCACCCTGGTCATAATAGAATATACCCTTTTCAAGGGTAGTCATGTCATTCACTTCAGTACTCTCATCAGTCGGGTCATCCGGCTTATCCGGATTGGTTTCTCTCAACGGTGAACGAGTGTTTGTATTCCTATCCTGTTCAATCTCTTTCAGCTTCATATCCACGGGATTTATTTCTCTCTCCTGCGGAGTTAGTATAAAGAATACCAGCATCGCGATTCCCAGTACCATCAGGGCAAGAAAAGCGGTCAGAATAATGCTAACGTTTGCCTTTCTCGCGCCACCATCATCGGTATGACCGTGGCTCCTTATTATGGGAGCAATTACGCTATTGTAGTATTCGGGATCGGATTTTTTATAGTGCTCAGCCATCTCATCGAAATACTTCCGGCTGTTTTTATAATATTCTTCGAATTGTTCCCGCGAAGGTTTACCTGCAGTACTCATAGGATCAAATTATTTGAATGCTTTTCTAATTGAAATCGATATACCCGCCGTAATAAAGACGACTATCACGCCCGTAATAGTAAACCATGTGAAATTAACAGCGGGGAATACATTGAATTTTGGAAGAATGAAGAGCAGAATCAATACTAAAATAGCAATCGAATATGCAACGATCGAATCGCCCAGACGCGCGCTTTTCCATGCCATGCCCAAGAGGAATACCCCCAATAGTCCACCGTATATAATGGACTGTATATTCAACGCATAAGCAACGGCGGGATTTTTTTCATCAAGGAATAACATGGCAGTACCCACCACAACAACAGCCCAGAATAGTGTTGCAAGCCTGGAGTATTTAAGTTCCTTCTCCGGAGAGATACTTTTATCTTTGAATTTGAACAGGTCAAGGATCGTGGTCGAAGCAAGTGAATTGAACGTAGATGATAAAGTTGACATAGACGCGGCAAGCAGACCGGCGATGACCAGCCCCGCTATACCGACGGGAAGGCTCTCAATAATGAATTTAGGAAATATCTCGTCTGTTTTTGTCAGCATGTGTCCATCAACCGAGAGCGCGGTATATTCAACCCCTTTATAAAAAGCAAACAGCATTACGCCAATCAGAAGGAACATTGCAAACTGCAGGAACACCAGAATACCGCTTCCTATCAGCGCCTTCTGCGAGGCAGTTTTATCTTTACATGTGAGAAGCCTCTGCACAATGATCTGGTCAGTACCGTGCGAAGCCATAGCAAGGAATGCTCCGCCTATTATACCACCGATGGCATTGTAATTCCCGGTGAAGAATTCGCCAAATGATGACGGCATCGTAAAATTGAATACATTAAACTTATCTCCCTGCGAGGCAAAGGCAGTAACATCAGCAAACCCGTTCGGAAGGAGATTCCATATTACTATAATGGTTATAATCGCTCCAAGGAAATATATGAACATTTGAATTACATCCGTCCAGATGACAGCTTTAATACCGCCGATATATGCATAGACAACCGTAATAGCTCCGACAATCAGTATGGTTTCAAAATAACTCATGCCGGTAAGGAGCTTGATCGGGATAGCGGTGGTAAATAACCTTACCCCGTCAGCAAATATCCTTAATAAAATAAATGTAATGGAAGAATATCTGCGCATTGCGTACCCGAACCTATTGCCAAGAAACTGGTATGCGGTTTCAAGATTGCCTGCGTAATATTTTGGGATAAACAAGAACGCCACAACGATCCTTCCTATCAAAAATCCTATCGCAAGCTGGAGGAAGCCCATATTGGTAAGGTAAGCTACACCCGGGATACTGAGAAAGGTAAGCGTGCTTGTTTCGGTGGCAACCACAGAAAAACATGCCGCCCACCACGGGATATTCCTGGACCCAAGGAAGTAATCACTAACGGTCTTTTGTCTGCCGGAAATATAGATACCGAAAACAGCAACACCTATCAGATATACAACAATGACGATATAATCTATGGAGGAAAAGTTCATAGAATTAAGATTCGTTTATGATAAACTTATCTTTTAAGAAATAGCCTTTGTCGCCAAGACCGATCTTACCTGCTTCATTATGCGGATCATGTTCAAATGCGATCATCCAGTCATTATTTGCAATATCATGTAAAAGTTTCTTCTTTTCTTCCAAAGTATTTAGCGGGAACAGATCATATCCCATAATATACGGCACCGGTATATGACCGGCAGTGGGAATCAGATCGGCAAGGTACACAAGCGTGTTATCTCCGTCAGAAAGTTTTACCAACTGCATATCCCTTGTGTGACCATTCACAGGAAGCAGTGTAATAACTTCATCAAACTTATGCTCCCCTTCCGTAAATTTTAATACGCCTTTATCCTCAAGTATCTTATAATTTTCAGGGAAAAAACTTGCACGGTCTCTTTCGGTTGGATTCATCGCCCAATCATAATGGTTCTTCTGGACATGATACACAGCGTTTTGAAAGGCAGGTACTATCTCGTCATTATCATTTTTAACGGTGTTTCCCCCGGCGTGATCAAAATGCAGATGGGTAAGTATAACATCCGTAATATCATCCCTGCTAAGTCCGAGTTCCTGAAGTGATCTTTCGAGCGTATAATGAGAGAAATCTACGTCGTAAATTTTATTCAGCTTTTCGGAAAGTTTATACCCTATACCGGTATCGACCAGAATCCTTTTATGGCCGTCATCCAGAAGGAGCGCGCGTGTACACATGTCAATACGGTTTTGGTCATCGGAGGGGTTAGTTTTGGTCCATAACGGTTTTGGCACAACGCCAAACATGGCGCCTCCATCGAGCTTAAACAGCCCTGTCTGAACAGAATGTACGGTATAATTTCCAATCCTCATTGATAGTGAAGAGTTTTTGCAAAAAGTTAATAATAAGCATTACAGCTTTTAGATAATATGTTAAAATTACTAAAAAACCAGACATTCAAATTATATTTTAATCTTTTGCATACAATTAGTATTTTTGGGTAAACCAATCAAAATGGGAGAAAAATGAGACTCGGACTTGGAGCAAAAATCGGGCTGATAATCGGTCTATTAGGAGGTGTTATCGGCGGCGGGGTAGGTTTAGCAGCCGCATTTTTGGACGGAGGACTAATACCGGGAATATTGGTTTCACTGGTCCTTCTGTTCGTATTCGGGATGATATGGGTAATGATAATAGGACCAATGATCTCGACCAGCTACATAATGAAAAACGGAAAGGATGCCGAAGCCACAATAATCGAAACATGGGATACGGGTGTAACGGTAAATAACAGTCCACAGATAGGAATGCTCGTAGAAGTGCGGCAACCGGGAAGACCTCCCTATCAAACAAAAACAAAATCGGTCGTATCAAGACTCCAGGTGCAATATTACCAGCCGGGTATGGTGCTGGGAATTAAAGTTCATCCGACAAAACCGGAAAAGATAGCGATCACGAGTATAGGAGGGGGTGCAGGTGCAGGCGGATATACCGGAGGTTCGACAATGAGCAAGGATGAAGCGGAAAGAATAGTAAAGGAAATAGATGAATTCAATAAACTGATAGAATCATACGGACAAAGAGCAAGCGCAATAATTACTTCATATAACGAGCTTGGGATAAACGTTAACGGAGATAATCCAGCAGTGAAGCTGGGACTTAAAGTAATACCCGATGACGGGGGATCGTTTAACGCTGAGACAAGAGGAGTAATTTTAAGGTCATCCGTACCAAAATACCAGCCCGGTAGAGAAATAAACGTAAAATTTGACCCAAGCGATAACTCAAAAGTTGTAATAGTCAGCTCAAAATAGTAAACAAGGGGGGATATTAATATATTTAAAATAGTTACTTAGCTGAGTAAATTGAATAAAATAAACCGCCACTATATGACAAAACTTTTTTTGATAGTTACAATTATTATAACTTTTGGTTCAACTTCATTCTCGCAGACTGCCTCAGATTATTTCCCATCAACACCGGGATATATATGGTATTATAAAAGCAACTTACTCGATTCAAATAACAACCAGATCCCAGGAAGCACCACCTACAGAGTAGATTCTTTCAGCGTCGTACAAAACTATCTCGGACTTAATGCCAGTTACGTACCCAGCAAGAGAAATTTATCCAGCGTCTCACAAACGGGACCCTATACGGATTCAAGTTTTTTTAACTTCCAGGGATCAAATGCATGGCAGTATGTGGACGTAACGCGAGGATTGGACAGCATAACATTCCTCGATACATCCGGTCTATTAAATTTCCTTGCCACATTTAATAATTGGTACAGCGTGTATAGATTTGCAAACAATGTAAATCAATCCTATACGATATTTACTAAAGACACAACCATAACATTACAATCGCAATCGGCTTCAATAAGGATAACATATGCCGGGAAAAGACTGAACGATGAAAATGTAATTACACCTACAGGAACCGTTTCAGCTAAAAAATTTCTGCTAACTGCAACATTATATTACCTGGTCGTACTGCCTCCTCCATTGCCTCCGATAGCCGTACCTATACTAAGCAGAGAGGATACTGTATGGGTATCAACGGGAAAATGGATGGTAAAAGAGTCAATTGCCTCAACCAATGTAGATCTGACAAACTTTAGTATACCTGTTCAATTTACTGTTCCGGGAGAATCTATAGAACTTACAAACGGACCGGTGAATATAATTAACTACTCAAGCGAAATACCCGATAAGTATTCGCTGGAACAGAATTATCCGAATCCGTTTAACCCTGAAACAAAGATAAAGTTCAGCCTACCGGAGAGCGGATATGTTTCACTTAAAGTATATGACCAATCCGGCAGAGAAACGGCGTCACTTATAAGCAACGAATTGAATACGGGAGTCTATGAATATTCATTTAACGGAAGCGGTCTCGCCTCGGGAGTTTATTA encodes:
- the priA gene encoding primosomal protein N', translated to MNDLYVNIALNVPIDKLFTYKVPDYFVDEIEIGKRVLVSFGKKTLTGLILSTSNKTDLDYVKNVKAILDDERIISDELIRFCKWVAEYYIAPVGEVLFSAVPRNINIRSELYFSLTDDYRDKLDKSKLKDNLLIDVIKIFEQSRDELLTQKQIAKRLNSKQVTSLLKKLSDAEVLKKESFYTKPTKEKLVKIATPLFDPDELHRVIQENKITGKKQILFLEFIDGNKEAELSLVYEHIGITLASLRSLEKKGIIKIREERKIRQSADIFTEKKKQVTLNNEQKTALSRINETLDKNEFKPFLLYGVTGSGKTEVYLRAIEYALEQGKNAVVLVPEISLTPQLIHRFRMKFGDLIGVIHSRLSDGERLDTFDKIRNGGYRIVIGARSAIFAPLENIGIIIVDEEHDSSYKQENSPRYNGRDSAIVRAQINDAVVVMGSATPSIESYTNALNGKYELLTLPHRATNIKMPDIEIIDTSHRDKERTEEYLVTRSEKVKQDFLDFIDKVRVKFLSKDIIIALDDRLDKKESTILLQNRRGYHAYIECSSCGHVEMCPRCDIALTYHKAFERMLCHYCGFSRSMTTNCSECNSDRLIPMGAGTERVEEEIAKLFPSASVERMDSDTLTSRVKYQQILNDFYEKKIDILVGTQIISKGLDFPNVTLVGVVNADIGLLHPDFRATEKTFQILTQVSGRSGRSEKAGEVIIQTNHPDYFVFDNVRNHDYNAFYYNEIKARKAVNYPPYSRLALIEAKSEDRREVESKIKEMFNFIKTVDTEKILDVLPPHPPLFAKLKDKYRFHLLIKSSRQKDPGGKYLNKILRMAKGYAEENIPQKVQIIIDVDVMSLM
- a CDS encoding sodium/solute symporter (Members of the Solute:Sodium Symporter (SSS), TC 2.A.21 as described in tcdb.org, catalyze solute:Na+ symport. Known solutes for members of the family include sugars, amino acids, nucleosides, inositols, vitamins, urea or anions, depending on the system.) yields the protein MNFSSIDYIVIVVYLIGVAVFGIYISGRQKTVSDYFLGSRNIPWWAACFSVVATETSTLTFLSIPGVAYLTNMGFLQLAIGFLIGRIVVAFLFIPKYYAGNLETAYQFLGNRFGYAMRRYSSITFILLRIFADGVRLFTTAIPIKLLTGMSYFETILIVGAITVVYAYIGGIKAVIWTDVIQMFIYFLGAIITIIVIWNLLPNGFADVTAFASQGDKFNVFNFTMPSSFGEFFTGNYNAIGGIIGGAFLAMASHGTDQIIVQRLLTCKDKTASQKALIGSGILVFLQFAMFLLIGVMLFAFYKGVEYTALSVDGHMLTKTDEIFPKFIIESLPVGIAGLVIAGLLAASMSTLSSTFNSLASTTILDLFKFKDKSISPEKELKYSRLATLFWAVVVVGTAMLFLDEKNPAVAYALNIQSIIYGGLLGVFLLGMAWKSARLGDSIVAYSIAILVLILLFILPKFNVFPAVNFTWFTITGVIVVFITAGISISIRKAFK
- a CDS encoding MBL fold metallo-hydrolase yields the protein MRIGNYTVHSVQTGLFKLDGGAMFGVVPKPLWTKTNPSDDQNRIDMCTRALLLDDGHKRILVDTGIGYKLSEKLNKIYDVDFSHYTLERSLQELGLSRDDITDVILTHLHFDHAGGNTVKNDNDEIVPAFQNAVYHVQKNHYDWAMNPTERDRASFFPENYKILEDKGVLKFTEGEHKFDEVITLLPVNGHTRDMQLVKLSDGDNTLVYLADLIPTAGHIPVPYIMGYDLFPLNTLEEKKKLLHDIANNDWMIAFEHDPHNEAGKIGLGDKGYFLKDKFIINES
- a CDS encoding T9SS type A sorting domain-containing protein, with the protein product MTKLFLIVTIIITFGSTSFSQTASDYFPSTPGYIWYYKSNLLDSNNNQIPGSTTYRVDSFSVVQNYLGLNASYVPSKRNLSSVSQTGPYTDSSFFNFQGSNAWQYVDVTRGLDSITFLDTSGLLNFLATFNNWYSVYRFANNVNQSYTIFTKDTTITLQSQSASIRITYAGKRLNDENVITPTGTVSAKKFLLTATLYYLVVLPPPLPPIAVPILSREDTVWVSTGKWMVKESIASTNVDLTNFSIPVQFTVPGESIELTNGPVNIINYSSEIPDKYSLEQNYPNPFNPETKIKFSLPESGYVSLKVYDQSGRETASLISNELNTGVYEYSFNGSGLASGVYYYTLETKGFSETKKMILVK